A genomic stretch from Streptomyces venezuelae ATCC 10712 includes:
- a CDS encoding SDR family NAD(P)-dependent oxidoreductase has translation MDLRERLGGYAVLVTGAARGIGAATARRLAAEGARVLVTDVDEEAARSTAAEIPGARSRRCDVGEQSSVDAAVAYAVEAFGRLDVLVNNAFGPVTPDRERFEDEPDEAFGGQYALTFMGAVRCSRAALPHLAAAGGRGAIVTIGSVNAEADFGNHAYSAAKAGLASLTRTLAGDAARRGVRVNQIDPGTIATRAWAGRERELRLLSERVYPLARVGTPEDIAAAVAFLASPDAAWITGTTLRVDGGLLAVNTHFAEVLGD, from the coding sequence ATGGACCTCAGGGAACGCCTCGGCGGATACGCGGTACTGGTCACGGGCGCGGCGCGCGGCATCGGCGCGGCCACGGCACGGCGCCTCGCGGCGGAGGGCGCGCGCGTCCTGGTCACCGACGTGGACGAGGAGGCGGCGCGGAGCACGGCCGCGGAGATCCCGGGGGCGCGGTCCCGGCGCTGCGACGTCGGCGAGCAGTCCTCGGTGGACGCGGCGGTGGCGTACGCGGTGGAGGCCTTCGGCCGTCTGGACGTCCTGGTCAACAACGCCTTCGGCCCGGTGACGCCCGACCGGGAGCGCTTCGAGGACGAGCCGGACGAGGCCTTCGGCGGCCAGTACGCCCTCACGTTCATGGGCGCGGTCCGCTGCTCCCGGGCCGCGCTGCCGCACCTGGCGGCGGCCGGCGGGCGCGGGGCGATCGTGACGATCGGCTCGGTCAACGCGGAGGCGGACTTCGGCAACCACGCCTACAGCGCGGCGAAGGCGGGCCTGGCGTCGCTGACCCGCACCCTGGCGGGCGACGCGGCCCGGCGCGGGGTCCGGGTGAACCAGATCGACCCCGGCACGATCGCGACGAGGGCCTGGGCGGGCAGGGAACGCGAGCTGAGGCTGCTGTCCGAGCGCGTCTATCCCCTGGCCCGGGTCGGCACTCCCGAGGACATCGCGGCCGCCGTCGCCTTCCTGGCGTCACCGGACGCCGCGTGGATCACGGGCACCACGCTTCGGGTGGACGGCGGCCTGCTCGCGGTGAACACCCATTTCGCGGAGGTCCTGGGGGACTGA
- a CDS encoding 2OG-Fe dioxygenase family protein — protein sequence MSSLTSSHPAYQSGVEEIAEALSSRSYDLVSGEKVKQLLLQRSASALDDLEPFRESWSRMPLDSYMADGGRYRRRRHATLSAPRSSVDYRVEAHQPHYQGLDYNNLNGGVARHYEPFEEQNLRGRTMDSLLTLGCDIFGRLAPYSGWHIEAHQFRIEVDGEEVGLPTPEGVHRDGVTFVLMAMIGRSNATGGESTVFNLDKQPVEKFSLTDPLDLALVNDERVYHGVSPIEQIDPTAPASRDVLVITYRHKP from the coding sequence ATGAGTTCGTTGACCTCTTCGCATCCCGCCTACCAGTCCGGTGTCGAGGAAATCGCCGAGGCGCTCTCCTCCCGGAGCTACGACCTCGTCTCCGGCGAGAAGGTGAAGCAGCTCCTGCTGCAGCGCTCCGCTTCCGCGCTCGACGACCTGGAGCCCTTCCGCGAGAGCTGGTCCCGGATGCCGCTCGACAGCTACATGGCGGACGGCGGCCGCTACCGCCGCCGCCGGCACGCCACGCTCAGCGCGCCCCGCTCCAGCGTCGACTACCGCGTCGAGGCCCACCAGCCGCACTACCAGGGCCTCGACTACAACAACCTCAACGGCGGCGTGGCCCGGCACTACGAGCCGTTCGAGGAGCAGAACCTGCGCGGCCGGACCATGGACAGCCTGCTCACCCTCGGCTGCGACATCTTCGGCCGCCTCGCCCCCTACTCGGGCTGGCACATCGAGGCCCACCAGTTCCGCATCGAGGTCGACGGCGAGGAGGTCGGCCTGCCCACGCCCGAGGGCGTGCACCGGGACGGCGTCACCTTCGTCCTGATGGCGATGATCGGCCGCTCCAACGCCACCGGCGGCGAGAGCACCGTCTTCAACCTGGACAAGCAGCCGGTCGAGAAGTTCTCCCTGACCGACCCGCTCGACCTGGCCCTCGTCAACGACGAGCGCGTCTACCACGGCGTCTCGCCCATCGAGCAGATCGATCCCACCGCCCCGGCCTCGCGCGACGTGCTGGTCATCACCTACCGTCACAAGCCCTGA
- a CDS encoding LysE family translocator codes for MGQLIAVAVITILAVISPGADFAMTVRNSYLYGRTAGVLAAVGIALGVLVHVTYTMLGVGLLVSRTPMLFTAMKLVGAAYLVYIGYKTFVTKAQVDIDLSEDGGLSKAGALRTGFLTNALNPKTMLFVLSTYTQVVSADTPVVQQVGYGLFMSFAHLVWFALAALLFSNQSLRGRLLQRQTVLNKVIGTILVGLGMVLALTPSAA; via the coding sequence ATGGGTCAGCTCATCGCCGTGGCGGTCATCACCATCCTGGCGGTCATCAGCCCCGGCGCGGATTTCGCGATGACCGTCCGCAACAGCTATCTGTACGGGCGGACCGCCGGAGTTCTCGCGGCCGTCGGCATCGCGCTGGGCGTTCTCGTCCACGTCACGTACACCATGCTGGGCGTCGGACTTCTGGTGTCCCGGACCCCGATGCTCTTCACCGCGATGAAACTCGTCGGCGCCGCCTATCTCGTGTACATCGGATACAAGACGTTCGTCACCAAGGCCCAGGTCGACATCGACCTCTCGGAGGACGGCGGCCTGTCGAAGGCCGGCGCGCTGCGCACCGGCTTCCTGACGAACGCGCTCAACCCGAAGACCATGCTGTTCGTGCTGAGCACGTACACGCAGGTCGTCAGCGCCGACACCCCCGTCGTCCAGCAGGTCGGCTACGGCCTGTTCATGTCCTTCGCCCACCTGGTCTGGTTCGCGCTCGCCGCGCTCCTCTTCTCCAACCAGAGCCTGCGGGGCCGCCTGCTGCAGCGGCAGACGGTGCTCAACAAGGTCATCGGGACGATCCTCGTCGGCCTCGGGATGGTGCTCGCGCTGACGCCCTCCGCGGCCTGA
- a CDS encoding YbaK/EbsC family protein: MTDTGHETYEKLLALLDERGAAHRVIEHAPEGGTEAVSALRGHTLAEAAKCIIAMVKIGKKEKRFALVVVPGDRRIDLNAVKALYGGTYVSFASPAIAEELAGSPSGTILPFAFDERLELLVDPALLENAEFYFNAARLDRSIALRTEDYRAIAEPRVERVSAD, translated from the coding sequence ATGACTGACACCGGACATGAGACGTACGAGAAGCTGCTCGCGCTGCTCGACGAGCGCGGCGCCGCCCACCGGGTGATCGAGCACGCCCCCGAGGGCGGCACCGAGGCGGTCAGCGCGCTGCGCGGTCACACGCTCGCGGAGGCGGCGAAGTGCATCATCGCGATGGTGAAGATCGGCAAGAAGGAGAAGCGCTTCGCGCTGGTCGTCGTCCCCGGTGACCGCCGGATCGACCTGAACGCGGTGAAGGCGCTGTACGGCGGCACGTACGTGTCCTTCGCCTCCCCGGCGATCGCGGAGGAGCTCGCCGGTTCGCCGAGCGGCACGATCCTGCCCTTCGCCTTCGACGAGCGGCTCGAACTCCTCGTGGACCCGGCCCTGTTGGAGAACGCGGAGTTCTACTTCAACGCGGCCCGGCTCGACCGCTCGATCGCCCTCAGGACCGAGGACTACCGGGCGATCGCCGAGCCGCGCGTGGAGCGGGTCTCGGCGGACTGA
- a CDS encoding ArsR/SmtB family transcription factor, translating to MIEIPLPTSDHGTIRIADSRLWETLGSIGLLSAHRGLTPWPYTDWGRAARRSLTRAGLTVPGWLVRLQRAAGGGLPTFLLPVPPPAGRTGLAEEIAQLRTVSPDRVREELERWFPQGVPVDVRPLYADPGARLAELGSFLPRYWRAALAPVEESLRAVTEDDIVLRARVLATQGPAKLLGGLRGPVSRRGGVLRLHDGAPGGPVAASGASRLVLVPLVFGRGVSLVGAAPDGVTAVSYQAEGAAVLAREVRPGPRPAGRAAGPAVGDRLEILLGRSRAGVVRALVAPTTTSDLAATLGLAPSTVSEHLTSLVAAGVVRRNRAGVRVLYELDGAGVVLLRQLDNGRRVDAPSYESI from the coding sequence GTGATCGAGATTCCGTTACCGACGTCCGACCACGGAACGATTCGGATCGCCGACAGCAGGCTCTGGGAGACGCTCGGCAGCATCGGGCTGCTGTCCGCGCACCGCGGGCTCACGCCCTGGCCGTACACCGACTGGGGCCGGGCGGCCCGCCGTTCGCTGACGAGGGCCGGCCTCACCGTGCCGGGCTGGCTGGTCCGTCTCCAGCGGGCCGCCGGCGGGGGCCTGCCGACCTTCCTCCTGCCCGTCCCGCCACCGGCCGGACGGACCGGCCTGGCCGAGGAGATCGCCCAGCTGCGGACCGTCTCCCCGGACCGGGTGCGCGAGGAGCTGGAGCGGTGGTTCCCGCAGGGCGTGCCCGTCGACGTACGCCCGCTGTACGCGGATCCCGGGGCGCGGCTCGCCGAACTCGGCTCCTTCCTGCCGCGCTACTGGCGGGCCGCCCTGGCCCCGGTCGAGGAGTCCCTGCGGGCCGTCACGGAGGACGACATCGTGCTCCGCGCCCGCGTCCTCGCGACCCAGGGCCCCGCGAAGCTCCTCGGCGGCCTGCGGGGGCCGGTCTCCCGGCGCGGCGGCGTCCTGCGGCTGCACGACGGCGCCCCCGGCGGGCCCGTGGCGGCGTCCGGTGCCTCCCGGCTCGTCCTCGTCCCGCTGGTGTTCGGCCGGGGCGTGTCCCTCGTCGGCGCCGCCCCGGACGGTGTGACGGCCGTGTCGTACCAGGCCGAGGGGGCCGCCGTACTCGCCCGCGAGGTCCGGCCGGGCCCCCGGCCGGCCGGGCGGGCCGCCGGGCCGGCGGTCGGCGACCGTCTGGAGATCCTGCTCGGCCGCAGCCGGGCCGGGGTGGTCCGCGCTCTCGTCGCGCCGACGACGACCTCGGACCTGGCGGCGACCCTCGGGCTCGCCCCGAGCACCGTCTCCGAACACCTCACCTCCCTGGTCGCCGCGGGCGTGGTGCGGCGCAACCGGGCGGGGGTGCGGGTGCTGTACGAACTGGACGGCGCGGGCGTCGTGTTGCTCCGGCAGCTCGACAACGGGCGTAGGGTCGACGCGCCTTCGTACGAATCCATCTGA
- a CDS encoding serine hydrolase domain-containing protein, which yields MDVQGTVAAGWEPVRDAFLRNFEERGERGAAVAVHHDGVPVVDLWAGTRDATGEGAGEAPWAEDTAQVVRSATKGVAAVVPLLLHQRGLLDLDAPVAAYWPEFKAAGKDRVTVRQLLAHRAGVPVLDRPLTLAEAVDLETATRAIAAQAPVWEPGTAHGYHAHTFSWLLSGLVHRVTGRTIGHWAAEEITGPLGIDLWIGLPAAQAHRVGRLGPVEEIEPPGSGALKLRPKRSVTEAYQDPDSLTRRAFGVIDPKPDENDPVYRSAELPGSAGVATARALARFYAAVLGPVDGAARLLTPESLALARTEESAGADKVLLVGTRFGLGHMLHGPASPLLGPSSFGHPGRGGSLGFADPDAGIGFGYVTNGMRKTVTADPRAQSLVRAVRASLDGA from the coding sequence TCGAGGAGCGCGGCGAGCGCGGGGCGGCCGTCGCCGTCCACCACGACGGCGTGCCCGTCGTGGACCTCTGGGCGGGAACAAGGGACGCCACCGGGGAAGGGGCCGGGGAGGCCCCCTGGGCCGAGGACACCGCGCAGGTCGTCCGGTCCGCCACCAAGGGCGTCGCCGCCGTCGTCCCCCTGCTCCTGCACCAGCGCGGGCTGCTCGACCTGGACGCCCCGGTGGCCGCGTACTGGCCCGAGTTCAAGGCGGCCGGCAAGGACCGCGTGACCGTACGGCAGCTCCTCGCGCACCGGGCCGGCGTGCCCGTCCTCGACCGGCCGCTCACCCTCGCCGAGGCGGTCGACCTGGAGACCGCGACCCGCGCGATAGCCGCCCAGGCGCCCGTCTGGGAGCCCGGCACCGCGCACGGCTACCACGCCCACACCTTCAGCTGGCTGCTCTCCGGCCTCGTCCACCGGGTCACCGGCCGCACCATCGGCCACTGGGCCGCGGAGGAGATCACCGGCCCCCTCGGCATCGACCTGTGGATCGGCCTCCCCGCGGCGCAGGCCCACCGGGTCGGCCGGCTCGGGCCCGTCGAGGAGATCGAACCGCCCGGCAGCGGAGCGCTCAAGCTCCGCCCCAAGCGCTCCGTCACCGAGGCCTACCAGGACCCGGACTCCCTGACCCGGCGCGCCTTCGGGGTCATCGACCCCAAGCCCGACGAGAACGACCCGGTCTACCGGTCCGCCGAACTCCCCGGCTCGGCCGGCGTCGCCACCGCCCGCGCCCTCGCCCGGTTCTACGCGGCCGTCCTCGGCCCGGTGGACGGCGCCGCGCGGCTCCTCACCCCGGAGAGCCTCGCGCTCGCCCGGACCGAGGAGTCGGCGGGCGCGGACAAGGTGCTGCTGGTCGGCACCCGGTTCGGCCTCGGTCACATGCTGCACGGCCCGGCCTCCCCGCTGCTCGGCCCGTCCTCCTTCGGCCACCCGGGCCGCGGCGGCTCGCTCGGCTTCGCCGACCCCGACGCCGGGATCGGCTTCGGGTACGTCACCAACGGCATGCGCAAGACGGTCACGGCGGACCCGCGCGCCCAGTCGCTGGTACGGGCGGTGCGCGCGTCCCTCGACGGGGCCTGA